A region from the Oryzias latipes chromosome 20, ASM223467v1 genome encodes:
- the rrs1 gene encoding ribosome biogenesis regulatory protein homolog, translated as MAACSVEELLAKAEQEEAEKLKTISVQKELDLDFDVGNLLACDKNRIESRDFKEQNKEDFLRSLARDNTQLLINEIWKVPTERVEEAIVAKLPEPTTRLPREKPPPKPKPPTKWEQFAKLKGIQKKKKTNLVWDETAKEWRRRWGYKRANDDTKDWLIEVPQTSDPNEDQFAKRAHAKKERVAKNEFNRLKNVARSQKIKNPGVGLLPRAKQSKDELSKAVSVAKTSTASVGRFQDRLPKEKPPKNAGKRRKFEPLIGDFSSEKHKQLELLKVMDSKRPKLDITKAVNKQMREEDREEAASRKKGGKGGATRRPKGKGGKGKGGKAGGGKRRGKPGKR; from the coding sequence ATGGCTGCGTGCAGCGTGGAGGAGCTGTTAGCGAAAGCCGAACAGGAGGAGGCTGAAAAACTGAAGACCATCTCCGTCCAGAAGGAGCTGGATTTGGACTTTGACGTGGGAAACCTGCTAGCTTGTGACAAAAACCGCATCGAGTCCAGGGACTTCAAAGAGCAGAATAAGGAAGACTTTCTCCGGTCGCTGGCCCGCGACAACACGCAGCTTCTTATCAACGAAATCTGGAAGGTGCCGACCGAGAGGGTCGAGGAGGCGATCGTAGCCAAACTACCGGAGCCGACGACCCGGTTGCCCAGAGAGAAACCTCCTCCGAAGCCCAAACCCCCGACGAAATGGGAGCAGTTCGCCAAACTGAAAggcatccagaagaagaagaagacgaaCCTGGTGTGGGATGAAACGGCCAAGGAGTGGAGGAGGCGCTGGGGCTACAAGAGGGCCAACGACGACACCAAAGACTGGCTGATCGAGGTTCCGCAGACCTCCGACCCGAACGAGGACCAGTTCGCCAAACGCGCCCATGCCAAGAAGGAGAGGGTGGCAAAGAACGAGTTCAACAGACTGAAGAACGTCGCCAGatctcagaaaataaaaaaccccGGTGTGGGGCTGCTACCCCGAGCCAAGCAATCCAAAGACGAGCTGAGCAAAGCTGTGAGCGTGGCCAAAACCTCCACGGCATCCGTGGGCAGGTTCCAGGATCGCCTCCCAAAGGAGAAGCCCCCCAAGAACGCAGGCAAGAGGAGGAAGTTTGAGCCCCTCATCGGGGACTTCTCCAGCGAGAAGCACAAGCAGCTGGAGCTCCTGAAGGTCATGGACAGCAAGAGGCCCAAGCTGGACATCACCAAAGCCGTCAACAAACAGATGAGAGAGGAGGACAGGGAGGAGGCTGCGTCCAGGAAGAAGGGAGGCAAAGGGGGAGCCACCCGGAGGCCcaaggggaaggggggcaaaGGAAAAGGAGGCAAAGCTGGAGGAGGGAAGAGGAGAGGGAAACCTGGGAAGCGCTGA